The Crocosphaera subtropica ATCC 51142 genome includes a window with the following:
- a CDS encoding ester cyclase — MSSDHNADLPLWVQDRNTVLDHDQGVKWRNGEKPDYSHTDQYLHKESKYNHDPGSLEAIAQNLVRTFEMEASHKADPQQWLSIVVDKFQMSSNGGPIYSAQDVSEQGTYNLFIDKTPGYDPTAEDFESSFELFHTAFPNGFLWELIEVLSGPPNVTFKWRHWGTFNGPYKDHQPTGETIEITGISVVKVTDDLKILAVEHYFDNSTFLKKLTSGCPVAH; from the coding sequence ATGAGTAGTGACCACAATGCAGACTTACCCCTCTGGGTACAAGATCGTAATACTGTTCTCGATCATGATCAAGGGGTGAAATGGCGTAACGGAGAAAAGCCGGATTACTCCCATACTGACCAATATTTACATAAAGAAAGCAAATATAATCATGATCCTGGGTCTTTAGAGGCGATCGCTCAAAATTTAGTGAGAACCTTTGAAATGGAAGCTTCTCATAAAGCCGATCCTCAACAATGGTTATCCATCGTCGTCGATAAATTTCAAATGAGTAGCAACGGTGGTCCCATTTACAGCGCACAAGATGTCAGTGAACAAGGAACCTATAACCTTTTTATTGATAAAACCCCCGGTTACGATCCCACCGCAGAAGACTTTGAATCGTCTTTTGAACTGTTTCATACAGCCTTTCCCAATGGGTTTTTATGGGAGTTGATCGAAGTCTTATCTGGTCCGCCTAACGTGACCTTTAAATGGCGACACTGGGGAACTTTTAATGGTCCTTATAAAGACCATCAACCCACAGGAGAAACCATTGAAATTACAGGGATCAGTGTGGTCAAAGTAACCGATGATCTCAAGATTTTAGCCGTTGAACATTATTTTGATAATAGTACCTTCCTTAAAAAGTTAACTTCTGGTTGTCCCGTTGCTCATTAA